From the genome of Aquila chrysaetos chrysaetos chromosome 12, bAquChr1.4, whole genome shotgun sequence, one region includes:
- the LOC115349301 gene encoding junctional sarcoplasmic reticulum protein 1-like isoform X3, with protein sequence MGSAPAPGRGCRKRSDAPDADAPVSSDGESGRAHDPDKPELSMPEPAPLGVDKKAVEKKRVEKVGAKGSAAGPPVPKSLPVQRKVEPPSPDPAEEPLLWEGLTLNKCILVASVVALLSVTFQVLQAPCSREGVSRGREDTPPPPLHEVVSTKEEEVQEVVTAQPAQPERSMFKDDDGDDDGDDDGDDDGGADSNLAEPWIFKKWFGRSAPEDGDEEPTDVPEVPPAVTEVKKSREKKLEKKLEKKEEKKEEKKEEKVREGRAAQAERSSRRETRAKDRAQGEKPGRAPRPPREPEQQPQKKRGREGKESQRERDEPRKEGWKGRPGRADGGGESPKRDWRQQKGKKPWEPAAAPGKDGTARPKEGKRRD encoded by the exons ATGGGCTCTGCGCCAGCTCCCGGCCGCGGGTGCCGAAAGCGGAGCGACGCTCCTG ATGCCGATGCACCGGTGAGCAGCGACGGGGAGAGCGGTAGAGCCCAT GATCCGGACAAGCCTGAGCTGAGCATGCCAGAGCCAGCGCCGCTCGGCGTGGACAAGAAAGCGGTGGAGAAGAAGCGGGTGGAGAAGGTGGGAGCCAAAGGCAGCGCTGCCGGGCCTCCAG TCCCCAAGAGCCTCCCCGTGCAGAGGAAGGTGGAGCCCCCCAGCCCGGACCCCGCAGAGGAGCCGCTCCTCTGGGAAGGGCTCACTCTCAACAAGTGCATCCTGGTGGCCTCCGTCGTCGCCCTGCTTAGCGTCACCTTCCAGGTGCTCCAAG cGCCGTGCTCCAGGGAGGGAGTCAGCCGCGGCAGGGAGGACACTCCACCGCCTCCCCTTCATG AGGTGGTCAGCaccaaggaggaggaggtccAAGAAGTGGTGACCGCCCAGCCCGCCCAGCCAGAGCGCAGCATGTTCAAGGACGATGATGGTGATGACGATGGCGACGATGACGGTGATGATGATGGTGGTGCTGACAGCAACCTG gcagagccctggaTCTTCAAGAAGTGGTTTGGCCGCTCAGCACCGGAGGATGGGGACGAAGAGCCCACGGATGTCCCTGAGGTGCCGCCAGCTGTGACGGAGGTGAAGAAGAGCCGGGAgaagaagctggagaagaagctggagaagaaggaggagaagaaggaggagaagaaggaggagaaggtcCGGGAGGGGCGTGCTGCCCAGGCAGAGCGGAGCAGCCGGAGGGAGACACGAGCCAAGGACAGGGCACAGGGGGAGAAGCCCGGCagagccccccggcccccccgggaACCGGAGCAGCAACCCCAGAAGaagcggggccgggaggggaaggagagccAGCGGGAGCGGGatgagcccaggaaggagggatggaaggGCCGTCCCGGCAGGGCCGACGGTGGCGGGGAGAGCCCGAAGAGGGACTGGCGGCAGCAGAAGGGCAAGAAGCCCTGGGAGCCGGCAGCCGCCCCGGGAAAGGACGGCACCGCCAGGCCCAAGGAGGGCAAGAGGCGCGACTGA
- the AMH gene encoding muellerian-inhibiting factor isoform X1, producing the protein MKAALQVLLLWLVLLLPSAALPRKGSTGERISPINRLELSLPEELGLEAEERERENASLQKRVRPSSAERSRMTAATRLFSKPDPGAKCLQGMAEDGDIGWSGSSLHPWPLGGLEGPVCRVKMDQDGLTPRHLEVVGVLTHYESSFIKLLRQRTSWDESYLETFGLCPAGEAGAALHPLKHIHAHVVEPGQDRFLVLHLEEAELASAGQLGKRLFPRQCCWLQRDGHNVPELLEELPREKRFPRGSARENLPEPLWERGSPLLAGAAGFAPLTTSLKSGICRVPPPRRLPSRTFGHRVGRVLGHEAPSSPVTPPGALWVLEGGFTPSVFSFPVKWEAQAKLRFKLVFQAEVGRWLGELRFASLLFYLGSREGLGTGRREELLATGVGLAREQSLCLARDTQYLVLGAAVASVTRSSEQLSFEASLAIRHGGEGGTPLSSTETQQLLFGSDDKCFTRMTPVVLLLAKSRQEEEVALAPFSYLSAEGVVDIAPYPQLSPPQAGTEELPSPTAPSQANASSLAPSGSSQFLSILTRFIRQVLSPSSEPPTQPSSRHWLDFQVMETLPHQLLNLSEEAALERLVQSEEPSVLLFPQDGGAVLEQHLGDWQPEGTVLQLLMGKLQTVIQELKDISAFQANMGLFQHLLSFCYYPLGPGEGQTGERPAGSGKLHTLLLLKALQTVRARWQERRKVLRQNRSARHQAHCRLQELTIDLHDRKFIVMPTVYAANNCDGPCKLPLSTRVPSYYSHTVLLLGMQERGSPLQRAPCCVPVRYSDQLIISLSTEGLEVRKFPNMVAEECGCR; encoded by the exons ATGAaggctgctcttcaggtgctttTGCTATGGCTGGTGCTGTTGCTCCCCTCTGCAGCGCTTCCAAGAAAGGGGAGCACAGGGGAAAGGATTTCCCCAATTAACCGGCTGGAGCTGAGCCTGCCGGAGGAGCTGGGACTtgaagcagaggagagagagagagaaaatgcaagtTTACAGAAAAGAGTGAGACCCAGCTCGGCGGAAAGATCAAGGATGACTGCTGCTACTCGCCTCTTTTCTAAGCCTGACCCAGGAGCAAAATGCCTCCAGGGGATGGCTGAGGATGGGGACATCGGCTGGTCCGGCTCCAGCCTGCACCCGTGGCCACTCGGGGGGCTGGAAGGGCCCGTGTGCAGGGTGAAAATGGACCAGGACGGGCTGACCCCGAGGCACCTGGAAGTTGTGGGTGTTCTCACCCACTATGAAAGCAGCTTCATCAAGCTGTTGAGACAACGCACCAGCTGGGATGAAAGCTATCTCGAGACCTTCGGGCTCTGCCCGGCCGGGGAGGCGGGTGCTGCTCTCCATCCCCTGAAGCACATCCACGCGCACGTGGTGGAGCCGGGGCAGGACCGCTTCCTCGTCCTGCATCTGGAGGAAG CTGAACTTGCCAGTGCCGGGCAGCTGGGGAAGCGACTCTTccccaggcagtgctgctggctgcagcgcGATGGCCACAACGTCCCCGAGCTACTGGAGGAGCTGCCACGGGAGAAGAGATTTCCACGGGGATCTGCCCGTGAAAATTTGCCAGAGCCGCTCTGGGAGCGAGGCAGCCCCCTGCTCGCCGGGGCTGCAGGGTTCGCCCCGCTGACCACCTCCCTGAAATCGGGGATTTGCCGTGTCCCTCCACCCCGTCGGCTCCCGTCCCGGACGTTCGGCCACCGCGTGGGACGGGTGCTCGGCCACGAAGCTCCTTCCTCACCCGTCACCCCCCCAGGAGCCCTGTGGGTGCTGGAAGGGGGATTCACCCcctctgtcttctcctttccaGTGAAGTGGGAAGCCCAGGCGAAGCTGCGGTTCAAGCTGGTTTTCCAGGCGGAGGTGGGCCGGTGGCTGGGAGAGCTGCGGTTCGCCTCGCTGCTCTTCTACCTGGGCAGCCGAGAGGGGCTGGGCACCGGGCGGCgagaggagctgctggccaCCGGCGTGGGGCTGGCGAGGGAGCAG AGCCTCTGCCTCGCCAGGGACACCCAGTACCTGGTCCTGGGAGCTGCCGTGGCATCTGTCACCCGCAGCAGCGAGCAGCTCAGCTTCGAGGCTTCCCTGGCCATCAGGCATGGTGGAGAGGGAG GTACCCCCCTGTCCTCCACGGAGACCCAGCAGCTCCTTTTTGGCTCCGATGACAAGTGCTTCACCAGGATGACTCCCGtcgtgctgctgctggccaagtcacggcaggaggaagaggtggcTTTGGCTCCTTTTTCCTACCTCTCTGCCGAGGGGGTGGTGGACATAGCTCCGTACCCACAGCTCAG CCCACCCCAGGCCGGGACCGAGGAGCTGCCGTCCCCCACCGCCCCAAGCCAAGCCAACGCTTCATCGTTGGCACCCAGTGGCAgcagtcagttcctgagcaTCCTGACCCGATTCATCCGCCAGGTCCTGAGCCCCTCCAGCGAGCCAcccacccagcccagctcccgCCACTGGCTGGACTTCCAAGTGATGGAGACCCTTCCTCACCAGCTGCTCAACCTGTCGGAGGAGGCGGCCCTGGAGCGTCTGGTGCAGTCGGAGGAGCCCTCGGTGCTGCTTTTCCCCCAGGACGGTGGAGCCGTGCTGGAGCAGCACTTGGGGGACTGGCAACCAGAGGGgactgtgctgcagctgctgatgGGCAAGCTGCAGACGGTCATCCAGGAGCTGAAGGACATCTCGGCTTTCCAAGCCAACATGGGGCTTTTCCAGCATCTCCTGAGCTTTTGCTACTACCCCCTGGGGCCGGGTGAGGGTCAAACCGGCGAGCGGCCGGCCGGCTCCGGGAAGCTGCacacgctgctgctgctgaaggcgTTGCAGACGGTGCGGGCGCGTTGGCAGGAGCGGAGGAAGGTGCTGCGGCAGAACCGCAGCGCGCGGCACCAGGCCCACTGCCGTCTGCAGGAGCTGACCATCGACCTGCACGACCGCAAGTTCATCGTCATGCCCACCGTCTACGCGGCCAACAACTGTGATGGTCCCTGCAAGCTGCCCCTCTCCACCCGCGTCCCCAGCTACTACTCGCAcacggtgctgctgctgggcatgCAGGAGCGGGGCTCGCCCCTCCAGCGCGCTCCCTGCTGCGTGCCCGTCCGCTACTCGGACCAGCTCATCATCAGCCTCTCCACGGAGGGGCTGGAGGTCCGCAAGTTCCCCAACATGGTGGCAGAGGAGTGCGGCTGTCGGTAG
- the AMH gene encoding muellerian-inhibiting factor isoform X2, with protein MKAALQVLLLWLVLLLPSAALPRKGSTGERISPINRLELSLPEELGLEAEERERENASLQKRVRPSSAERSRMTAATRLFSKPDPGAKCLQGMAEDGDIGWSGSSLHPWPLGGLEGPVCRVKMDQDGLTPRHLEVVGVLTHYESSFIKLLRQRTSWDESYLETFGLCPAGEAGAALHPLKHIHAHVVEPGQDRFLVLHLEEVKWEAQAKLRFKLVFQAEVGRWLGELRFASLLFYLGSREGLGTGRREELLATGVGLAREQSLCLARDTQYLVLGAAVASVTRSSEQLSFEASLAIRHGGEGGTPLSSTETQQLLFGSDDKCFTRMTPVVLLLAKSRQEEEVALAPFSYLSAEGVVDIAPYPQLSPPQAGTEELPSPTAPSQANASSLAPSGSSQFLSILTRFIRQVLSPSSEPPTQPSSRHWLDFQVMETLPHQLLNLSEEAALERLVQSEEPSVLLFPQDGGAVLEQHLGDWQPEGTVLQLLMGKLQTVIQELKDISAFQANMGLFQHLLSFCYYPLGPGEGQTGERPAGSGKLHTLLLLKALQTVRARWQERRKVLRQNRSARHQAHCRLQELTIDLHDRKFIVMPTVYAANNCDGPCKLPLSTRVPSYYSHTVLLLGMQERGSPLQRAPCCVPVRYSDQLIISLSTEGLEVRKFPNMVAEECGCR; from the exons ATGAaggctgctcttcaggtgctttTGCTATGGCTGGTGCTGTTGCTCCCCTCTGCAGCGCTTCCAAGAAAGGGGAGCACAGGGGAAAGGATTTCCCCAATTAACCGGCTGGAGCTGAGCCTGCCGGAGGAGCTGGGACTtgaagcagaggagagagagagagaaaatgcaagtTTACAGAAAAGAGTGAGACCCAGCTCGGCGGAAAGATCAAGGATGACTGCTGCTACTCGCCTCTTTTCTAAGCCTGACCCAGGAGCAAAATGCCTCCAGGGGATGGCTGAGGATGGGGACATCGGCTGGTCCGGCTCCAGCCTGCACCCGTGGCCACTCGGGGGGCTGGAAGGGCCCGTGTGCAGGGTGAAAATGGACCAGGACGGGCTGACCCCGAGGCACCTGGAAGTTGTGGGTGTTCTCACCCACTATGAAAGCAGCTTCATCAAGCTGTTGAGACAACGCACCAGCTGGGATGAAAGCTATCTCGAGACCTTCGGGCTCTGCCCGGCCGGGGAGGCGGGTGCTGCTCTCCATCCCCTGAAGCACATCCACGCGCACGTGGTGGAGCCGGGGCAGGACCGCTTCCTCGTCCTGCATCTGGAGGAAG TGAAGTGGGAAGCCCAGGCGAAGCTGCGGTTCAAGCTGGTTTTCCAGGCGGAGGTGGGCCGGTGGCTGGGAGAGCTGCGGTTCGCCTCGCTGCTCTTCTACCTGGGCAGCCGAGAGGGGCTGGGCACCGGGCGGCgagaggagctgctggccaCCGGCGTGGGGCTGGCGAGGGAGCAG AGCCTCTGCCTCGCCAGGGACACCCAGTACCTGGTCCTGGGAGCTGCCGTGGCATCTGTCACCCGCAGCAGCGAGCAGCTCAGCTTCGAGGCTTCCCTGGCCATCAGGCATGGTGGAGAGGGAG GTACCCCCCTGTCCTCCACGGAGACCCAGCAGCTCCTTTTTGGCTCCGATGACAAGTGCTTCACCAGGATGACTCCCGtcgtgctgctgctggccaagtcacggcaggaggaagaggtggcTTTGGCTCCTTTTTCCTACCTCTCTGCCGAGGGGGTGGTGGACATAGCTCCGTACCCACAGCTCAG CCCACCCCAGGCCGGGACCGAGGAGCTGCCGTCCCCCACCGCCCCAAGCCAAGCCAACGCTTCATCGTTGGCACCCAGTGGCAgcagtcagttcctgagcaTCCTGACCCGATTCATCCGCCAGGTCCTGAGCCCCTCCAGCGAGCCAcccacccagcccagctcccgCCACTGGCTGGACTTCCAAGTGATGGAGACCCTTCCTCACCAGCTGCTCAACCTGTCGGAGGAGGCGGCCCTGGAGCGTCTGGTGCAGTCGGAGGAGCCCTCGGTGCTGCTTTTCCCCCAGGACGGTGGAGCCGTGCTGGAGCAGCACTTGGGGGACTGGCAACCAGAGGGgactgtgctgcagctgctgatgGGCAAGCTGCAGACGGTCATCCAGGAGCTGAAGGACATCTCGGCTTTCCAAGCCAACATGGGGCTTTTCCAGCATCTCCTGAGCTTTTGCTACTACCCCCTGGGGCCGGGTGAGGGTCAAACCGGCGAGCGGCCGGCCGGCTCCGGGAAGCTGCacacgctgctgctgctgaaggcgTTGCAGACGGTGCGGGCGCGTTGGCAGGAGCGGAGGAAGGTGCTGCGGCAGAACCGCAGCGCGCGGCACCAGGCCCACTGCCGTCTGCAGGAGCTGACCATCGACCTGCACGACCGCAAGTTCATCGTCATGCCCACCGTCTACGCGGCCAACAACTGTGATGGTCCCTGCAAGCTGCCCCTCTCCACCCGCGTCCCCAGCTACTACTCGCAcacggtgctgctgctgggcatgCAGGAGCGGGGCTCGCCCCTCCAGCGCGCTCCCTGCTGCGTGCCCGTCCGCTACTCGGACCAGCTCATCATCAGCCTCTCCACGGAGGGGCTGGAGGTCCGCAAGTTCCCCAACATGGTGGCAGAGGAGTGCGGCTGTCGGTAG
- the LOC115349301 gene encoding junctional sarcoplasmic reticulum protein 1-like isoform X2 codes for MGSAPAPGRGCRKRSDAPDADAPVSSDGESGRAHGLEEARTQLGVSEQDPDKPELSMPEPAPLGVDKKAVEKKRVEKVGAKGSAAGPPVPKSLPVQRKVEPPSPDPAEEPLLWEGLTLNKCILVASVVALLSVTFQVLQAPCSREGVSRGREDTPPPPLHEVVSTKEEEVQEVVTAQPAQPERSMFKDDDGDDDGDDDGDDDGGADSNLAEPWIFKKWFGRSAPEDGDEEPTDVPEVPPAVTEVKKSREKKLEKKLEKKEEKKEEKKEEKVREGRAAQAERSSRRETRAKDRAQGEKPGRAPRPPREPEQQPQKKRGREGKESQRERDEPRKEGWKGRPGRADGGGESPKRDWRQQKGKKPWEPAAAPGKDGTARPKEGKRRD; via the exons ATGGGCTCTGCGCCAGCTCCCGGCCGCGGGTGCCGAAAGCGGAGCGACGCTCCTG ATGCCGATGCACCGGTGAGCAGCGACGGGGAGAGCGGTAGAGCCCAT GGGCTAGAAGAGGCAAGGACCCAGCTTGGCGTCTCTGAGCAGGATCCGGACAAGCCTGAGCTGAGCATGCCAGAGCCAGCGCCGCTCGGCGTGGACAAGAAAGCGGTGGAGAAGAAGCGGGTGGAGAAGGTGGGAGCCAAAGGCAGCGCTGCCGGGCCTCCAG TCCCCAAGAGCCTCCCCGTGCAGAGGAAGGTGGAGCCCCCCAGCCCGGACCCCGCAGAGGAGCCGCTCCTCTGGGAAGGGCTCACTCTCAACAAGTGCATCCTGGTGGCCTCCGTCGTCGCCCTGCTTAGCGTCACCTTCCAGGTGCTCCAAG cGCCGTGCTCCAGGGAGGGAGTCAGCCGCGGCAGGGAGGACACTCCACCGCCTCCCCTTCATG AGGTGGTCAGCaccaaggaggaggaggtccAAGAAGTGGTGACCGCCCAGCCCGCCCAGCCAGAGCGCAGCATGTTCAAGGACGATGATGGTGATGACGATGGCGACGATGACGGTGATGATGATGGTGGTGCTGACAGCAACCTG gcagagccctggaTCTTCAAGAAGTGGTTTGGCCGCTCAGCACCGGAGGATGGGGACGAAGAGCCCACGGATGTCCCTGAGGTGCCGCCAGCTGTGACGGAGGTGAAGAAGAGCCGGGAgaagaagctggagaagaagctggagaagaaggaggagaagaaggaggagaagaaggaggagaaggtcCGGGAGGGGCGTGCTGCCCAGGCAGAGCGGAGCAGCCGGAGGGAGACACGAGCCAAGGACAGGGCACAGGGGGAGAAGCCCGGCagagccccccggcccccccgggaACCGGAGCAGCAACCCCAGAAGaagcggggccgggaggggaaggagagccAGCGGGAGCGGGatgagcccaggaaggagggatggaaggGCCGTCCCGGCAGGGCCGACGGTGGCGGGGAGAGCCCGAAGAGGGACTGGCGGCAGCAGAAGGGCAAGAAGCCCTGGGAGCCGGCAGCCGCCCCGGGAAAGGACGGCACCGCCAGGCCCAAGGAGGGCAAGAGGCGCGACTGA
- the SF3A2 gene encoding LOW QUALITY PROTEIN: splicing factor 3A subunit 2 (The sequence of the model RefSeq protein was modified relative to this genomic sequence to represent the inferred CDS: deleted 1 base in 1 codon), with amino-acid sequence MDFQHRPGGKTGSGGVASASESNRDRRERLRQLALETIDINKDPYFMKNHLGSYECKLCLTLHNNEGSYLAHTQGKKHQTNLARRAAKEAKEAPAQPAPEKVKVEVKKFVKIGRPGYKVTKQRDPETGQQSLLFQIDYPEIAESIMPRHRFMSAYEQRIEPPDRRWQYLLMAAEPYETIAFKVPSREIDKAEGKFWTHWNRETKQFFLQFHFKMEKPPAPPNLPPGPPTVKRPPPPPLMNGLPPRPPLPDSMPPPPPGGMTLPPMPPSGPVPPPPVPPQLPPAPGVPPPAPLPPMMRPPLPTEGPGTIPPPPPSN; translated from the exons ATGGATTTTCAGCATCGTCCTGGAGGTAAAACTGGAAGTGGAGGCGTAGCCTCTGCCTCAGAAAGTAACCGAGACCGCAGGGAGAGGCTCCGGCAGCTGGCTTTGGAAACCATCGACATCAACAAG GACccttattttatgaaaaatcacTTGGGCTCTTATGAATGCAAGCTTTGCCTAACACTGCACAACAATGAG GGAAGTTACTTAGCCCATACCCAGGGGAAGAAGCATCAGACCAATCT GGCCCGTCGAGCTGCCAAGGAAGCTAAGGAagcccctgcccagcctgcaCCAGAAAAAGTCAAAGTGGAAGTGAAGAAATTTGTGAAAATTGGACGACCAGGTTATAAAG TGACCAAACAGAGAGATCCAGAAACAGGCCagcagagccttctcttccag ATTGATTATCCGGAGATTGCAGAAAGTATCATGCCTCGTCATCGGTTCATGTCGGCCTATGAGCAGAGGATTGAGCCCCCCGATAGACGCTGGCAATACCTTTTGATGGCAGCGGAGCCCTATGAAACCATAGCTTTCAAG GTGCCAAGCAGAGAAATTGACAAAGCAGAAGGGAAGTTCTGGACCCACTGGAACAGGGAAACCAAACAG ttcTTCCTTCAATTCCACTTCAAGATGGAGaagcccccagctcccccaaaCCTCCCTCCAGGGCCCCCAACTGTGAAGCGGCCTCCTCCACCTCCACTGATGAACGGCTTGCCCCCGAGGCCACCTCTGCCGGACTCCATGCCGCCACCTCCTCCAGGAGGCATGACTCTGCCTCCTATGCCTCCCTCTGGACCAGTGCCACCACCTCCAGTGCCACCTCAGTTGCCACCAGCACCCGGCGTA CCcccccctgctcctctgccaccCATGATGAGACCACCTCTCCCCACGGAGGGGCCAGGCACTATCCCCCCACCGCCTCCCTCCAACTAA
- the LOC115349301 gene encoding junctional sarcoplasmic reticulum protein 1-like isoform X1, producing the protein MGSAPAPGRGCRKRSDAPDADAPVSSDGESGRAHPRSWPSPQGLEEARTQLGVSEQDPDKPELSMPEPAPLGVDKKAVEKKRVEKVGAKGSAAGPPVPKSLPVQRKVEPPSPDPAEEPLLWEGLTLNKCILVASVVALLSVTFQVLQAPCSREGVSRGREDTPPPPLHEVVSTKEEEVQEVVTAQPAQPERSMFKDDDGDDDGDDDGDDDGGADSNLAEPWIFKKWFGRSAPEDGDEEPTDVPEVPPAVTEVKKSREKKLEKKLEKKEEKKEEKKEEKVREGRAAQAERSSRRETRAKDRAQGEKPGRAPRPPREPEQQPQKKRGREGKESQRERDEPRKEGWKGRPGRADGGGESPKRDWRQQKGKKPWEPAAAPGKDGTARPKEGKRRD; encoded by the exons ATGGGCTCTGCGCCAGCTCCCGGCCGCGGGTGCCGAAAGCGGAGCGACGCTCCTG ATGCCGATGCACCGGTGAGCAGCGACGGGGAGAGCGGTAGAGCCCAT CCACGCTCGTGGCCCTCCCCGCAGGGGCTAGAAGAGGCAAGGACCCAGCTTGGCGTCTCTGAGCAGGATCCGGACAAGCCTGAGCTGAGCATGCCAGAGCCAGCGCCGCTCGGCGTGGACAAGAAAGCGGTGGAGAAGAAGCGGGTGGAGAAGGTGGGAGCCAAAGGCAGCGCTGCCGGGCCTCCAG TCCCCAAGAGCCTCCCCGTGCAGAGGAAGGTGGAGCCCCCCAGCCCGGACCCCGCAGAGGAGCCGCTCCTCTGGGAAGGGCTCACTCTCAACAAGTGCATCCTGGTGGCCTCCGTCGTCGCCCTGCTTAGCGTCACCTTCCAGGTGCTCCAAG cGCCGTGCTCCAGGGAGGGAGTCAGCCGCGGCAGGGAGGACACTCCACCGCCTCCCCTTCATG AGGTGGTCAGCaccaaggaggaggaggtccAAGAAGTGGTGACCGCCCAGCCCGCCCAGCCAGAGCGCAGCATGTTCAAGGACGATGATGGTGATGACGATGGCGACGATGACGGTGATGATGATGGTGGTGCTGACAGCAACCTG gcagagccctggaTCTTCAAGAAGTGGTTTGGCCGCTCAGCACCGGAGGATGGGGACGAAGAGCCCACGGATGTCCCTGAGGTGCCGCCAGCTGTGACGGAGGTGAAGAAGAGCCGGGAgaagaagctggagaagaagctggagaagaaggaggagaagaaggaggagaagaaggaggagaaggtcCGGGAGGGGCGTGCTGCCCAGGCAGAGCGGAGCAGCCGGAGGGAGACACGAGCCAAGGACAGGGCACAGGGGGAGAAGCCCGGCagagccccccggcccccccgggaACCGGAGCAGCAACCCCAGAAGaagcggggccgggaggggaaggagagccAGCGGGAGCGGGatgagcccaggaaggagggatggaaggGCCGTCCCGGCAGGGCCGACGGTGGCGGGGAGAGCCCGAAGAGGGACTGGCGGCAGCAGAAGGGCAAGAAGCCCTGGGAGCCGGCAGCCGCCCCGGGAAAGGACGGCACCGCCAGGCCCAAGGAGGGCAAGAGGCGCGACTGA
- the PLEKHJ1 gene encoding pleckstrin homology domain-containing family J member 1 encodes MRYNERELLSLARQPAEKAAEILMRVPKKGSVLKKRLVKLVVNFLFYFRTDEAEPIGALLLEHCRITKEEENVFSISFIEEPERKYCFECDSEEQCQEWIEALKRASYEFMRRSLIFYRNEIQKMTGKDPLEQYGISEEARFQLGTRKQ; translated from the exons ATGCGGTACAACGAGCGGGAGCTGCTGTCGCTGGCCCGGCAGCCCGCCGAGAAGGCGGCCGAGATCTTGATGCGGGTGCCCAAGAAGGGGAGCG tgttaAAGAAACGCCTCGTGAAGCTCGTTGTCAACTTTCTGTTCTACTTCCGGACAGATGAAGCAGAG CCCATtggagctctgctgctggaacACTGCAGGATCACCAAAGAGGAGGAGAACGTCTTCTCAATCA GTTTCATTGAGGAGCCGGAGAGGAAATACTGCTTCGAATGTGACAGTGAAGAGCAGTGTCAGGAGTGGATTGAGGCACTCAAGCGAGCCAG CTATGAGTTCATGAGGAGGAGCTTGATTTTCTACCGGAATGAGATCCAGAAAATGACAGGGAAG GACCCCCTGGAGCAGTATGGGATCTCCGAGGAAGCCCGCTTCCAGCTGGGAACACGCAAGCAATAA
- the LOC115349301 gene encoding junctional sarcoplasmic reticulum protein 1-like isoform X4, which produces MPEPAPLGVDKKAVEKKRVEKVGAKGSAAGPPVPKSLPVQRKVEPPSPDPAEEPLLWEGLTLNKCILVASVVALLSVTFQVLQAPCSREGVSRGREDTPPPPLHEVVSTKEEEVQEVVTAQPAQPERSMFKDDDGDDDGDDDGDDDGGADSNLAEPWIFKKWFGRSAPEDGDEEPTDVPEVPPAVTEVKKSREKKLEKKLEKKEEKKEEKKEEKVREGRAAQAERSSRRETRAKDRAQGEKPGRAPRPPREPEQQPQKKRGREGKESQRERDEPRKEGWKGRPGRADGGGESPKRDWRQQKGKKPWEPAAAPGKDGTARPKEGKRRD; this is translated from the exons ATGCCAGAGCCAGCGCCGCTCGGCGTGGACAAGAAAGCGGTGGAGAAGAAGCGGGTGGAGAAGGTGGGAGCCAAAGGCAGCGCTGCCGGGCCTCCAG TCCCCAAGAGCCTCCCCGTGCAGAGGAAGGTGGAGCCCCCCAGCCCGGACCCCGCAGAGGAGCCGCTCCTCTGGGAAGGGCTCACTCTCAACAAGTGCATCCTGGTGGCCTCCGTCGTCGCCCTGCTTAGCGTCACCTTCCAGGTGCTCCAAG cGCCGTGCTCCAGGGAGGGAGTCAGCCGCGGCAGGGAGGACACTCCACCGCCTCCCCTTCATG AGGTGGTCAGCaccaaggaggaggaggtccAAGAAGTGGTGACCGCCCAGCCCGCCCAGCCAGAGCGCAGCATGTTCAAGGACGATGATGGTGATGACGATGGCGACGATGACGGTGATGATGATGGTGGTGCTGACAGCAACCTG gcagagccctggaTCTTCAAGAAGTGGTTTGGCCGCTCAGCACCGGAGGATGGGGACGAAGAGCCCACGGATGTCCCTGAGGTGCCGCCAGCTGTGACGGAGGTGAAGAAGAGCCGGGAgaagaagctggagaagaagctggagaagaaggaggagaagaaggaggagaagaaggaggagaaggtcCGGGAGGGGCGTGCTGCCCAGGCAGAGCGGAGCAGCCGGAGGGAGACACGAGCCAAGGACAGGGCACAGGGGGAGAAGCCCGGCagagccccccggcccccccgggaACCGGAGCAGCAACCCCAGAAGaagcggggccgggaggggaaggagagccAGCGGGAGCGGGatgagcccaggaaggagggatggaaggGCCGTCCCGGCAGGGCCGACGGTGGCGGGGAGAGCCCGAAGAGGGACTGGCGGCAGCAGAAGGGCAAGAAGCCCTGGGAGCCGGCAGCCGCCCCGGGAAAGGACGGCACCGCCAGGCCCAAGGAGGGCAAGAGGCGCGACTGA